From Tripterygium wilfordii isolate XIE 37 chromosome 16, ASM1340144v1, whole genome shotgun sequence, one genomic window encodes:
- the LOC119981217 gene encoding dof zinc finger protein DOF1.2-like, translating to MANFSDPMLFHCPPMVENKYWNPSNVAGEVAPNCPRCASPNTKFCYYNNYSLSQPRYFCKGCRRYWTKGGSLRNVPVGGGCRKHRRAKAARRTIDRTNLHSSDRQNYESFGRPNSDSGKIHSNGCEEIDMALVFAKYLNQDSSSGEELRDETTETSGSSYSLNQDHNRSSENHVAIECQDYPASGLIGEPNSIEKALPHQEILAENHGFGLLGVVEEVSQDALWSDDHAITLPQFTWQSTEQSPEFDAVFPDHDQYLKIPADLISDGWSSFNLPMLDNQNTTLLNWS from the coding sequence ATGGCGAATTTCAGTGACCCAATGTTGTTTCATTGCCCTCCAATGGTGGAGAATAAGTACTGGAATCCTTCCAATGTTGCCGGCGAGGTTGCTCCTAATTGCCCCCGCTGTGCCTCTCCAAACACCAAGTTTTGTTATTACAACAATTACAGTCTCTCGCAGCCTCGGTACTTTTGCAAGGGCTGTCGGAGGTACTGGACTAAAGGCGGCTCGCTCAGAAATGTTCCGGTCGGTGGCGGTTGTCGCAAACATCGTCGCGCCAAGGCTGCCCGCCGGACGATTGACCGGACTAATCTCCATTCCAGTGATCGACAGAATTATGAGTCGTTTGGGAGGCCTAATTCAGACTCTGGTAAAATTCACTCTAATGGGTGCGAAGAAATCGACATGGCGCTTGTTTTCGCTAAGTATTTGAATCAGGATTCTTCCTCTGGAGAAGAATTGCGAGACGAGACGACTGAAACTTCTGGTTCTTCCTACTCTCTGAACCAGGATCACAATAGGTCATCGGAGAATCATGTGGCGATCGAATGTCAGGATTATCCGGCGTCGGGTTTAATTGGGGAACCGAATTCGATTGAAAAAGCATTGCCTCATCAGGAAATTTTGGCAGAGAATCATGGTTTTGGATTACTTGGAGTAGTTGAAGAAGTGTCTCAGGATGCATTGTGGTCTGATGATCATGCAATCACTTTGCCCCAATTTACATGGCAATCGACCGAACAATCGCCGGAATTTGATGCAGTTTTTCCCGATCATGATCAGTACTTGAAGATTCCTGCAGATTTGATCAGTGATGGTTGGAGTTCCTTTAATCTGCCAATGTTAGACAATCAGAACACTACCCTTTTAAATTGGTCATAG
- the LOC119981216 gene encoding endoglucanase 10-like → MFVHTIPETGRLLPSASQWNAIELDFNLLPRSSSSSNSHDYSIPSPYSKSYDYDIVIADKKHFKRFLYGLVALILVIIAIVLLVNLLPHKQKHRGPSKNLSLAINQALMFFDAQKCNLLCHSQFSYFFSAAGLYPRNSPVKFRGDSGIQDGSSSNPPVNLVGGFYDSGNNVKFTFTTAYTITLLSWSVIEYQEKFAYIDELDHVKNIIKWGTDYLLKAFVYSNPTSSTVLYSQVGSTGSDISCWQRPEDMNNPRPVSVCSSMDSDLAGEIIAALSAASIVFKEDNSYSKSLVEAAEKLFQAVSVDDPGHRPRTYTADHVCGGGAAKFYNSSGYQDELVWGGTWLSFATGNTTYLAYATNRFREADQDQIISEKGLFYWNNKIAATAVLMTRLRFFKDPGYPYEAALGNSSKNTDFLMCSYLSDKTFKKTPGGLIILRPEYGQQLQFAATASFLSKLYSDYLKLLRKTGSSCDTQGFSLQMLQKFSLSQVNYILGDNPMKMSYVVGFGDHYPTKVHHRSASIPWDGQYHSCPEGDRWLYSKDPNPNVLLGAMVGGPDQSDNFFDDRNKPEFTEPTISSNAGLVAALIGHYELPDSLDLGINQTGIFDKIILTASTP, encoded by the exons ATGTTTGTTCATACAATACCCGAGACCGGGAGGCTACTTCCTTCCGCGAGCCAATGGAACGCCATAGAGCTCGACTTCAATCTCCTCCCTCGATCATCTTCATCGTCAAACTCCCATGATTATTCCATCCCTTCACCGTATTCTAAGTCCTATGATTATGATATTGTAATAGCTGATAAGAAGCATTTCAAGCGATTTCTTTATGGATTAGTCGCTCTAATTTTAGTTATTATAGCAATTGTCCTGTTAGTGAATCTCTTGCCTCATAAACAGAAGCACCGTGGGCCTTCAAAGAACCTCAGTCTTGCAATAAACCAGGCTTTGATGTTCTTTGATGCTCAAAAGTGTAATCTCCTTTGTCACTCTCAGTTttcat ATTTTTTCTCTGCAGCTGGTCTGTATCCAAGAAATAGTCCTGTAAAATTCAGAGGAGATTCAGGAATTCAAGACGGGAGCTCAAGCAATCCACCGGTTAATCTTGTTGGCGGGTTTTATGATTCTGGCAACAACGTAAAGTTCACTTTCACAACAGCTTACACTATTACACTCCTCAGTTGGAGTGTGATTGAGTATCAAGAAAAGTTTGcttacatagatgagcttgatCATGTCAAAAATATCATCAAATGGGGTACTGATTACTTACTCAAAGCCTTTGTTTATTCAAATCCGACTTCTTCGACAGTTCTCTATTCGCAG GTTGGAAGTACTGGTAGCGATATAAGTTGCTGGCAGAGACCTGAAGACATGAACAATCCAAGACCAGTTTCTGTTTGTAGTAGCATGGATTCTGATCTAGCAGGGGAAATCATTGCAGCATTATCAGCAGCATCAATAGTATTCAAAGAAGATAATTCGTACTCGAAATCTTTAGTTGAAGCTGCTGAGAAGTTGTTTCAGGCCGTGTCTGTAGACGATCCAGGACACAGGCCAAGAACTTATACTGCAGATCATGTTTGTGGTGGAGGAGCTGCAAAGTTCTATAACTCTTCAGGTTATCAAGATGAATTGGTTTGGGGAGGAACTTGGCTGTCTTTTGCTACTGGAAACACAACTTATCTTGCCTACGCCACGAACAGGTTTCGGGAAGCTGATCAAGATCAAATAATATCAGAAAAAGGACTGTTCTATTGGAACAACAAGATTGCTGCTACTGCG GTTCTGATGACAAGACTTCGATTCTTCAAAGACCCCGGTTACCCCTATGAAGCTGCGTTGGGAAATTCGTCGAAGAATACAGATTTTCTCATGTGCTCTTACCTTTCTGATAAAACATTCAAAAAGACACCAG GTGGCTTGATCATCTTGAGGCCTGAGTATGGCCAGCAACTCCAGTTTGCAGCAACAGCATCTTTTCTGAGCAAATTATACAGTGATTACCTTAAACTTCTGCGTAAAACCGGCTCAAGTTGTGACACTCAAGGCTTTTCTCTGCAAATGTTGCAGAAATTCTCTCTGTCTCAG GTAAATTACATTCTAGGAGATAATCCAATGAAGATGAGCTATGTTGTCGGGTTCGGAGACCATTATCCTACCAAAGTTCATCACAGGAGTGCATCAATCCCTTGGGATGGTCAGTATCACTCTTGTCCAGAAGGGGATAGATGGCTTTACTCTAAAGACCCTAATCCAAATGTTCTCTTGGGAGCCATGGTAGGAGGACCAGACCAATCCGACAATTTCTTCGATGACCGGAACAAACCAGAGTTCACTGAGCCAACCATATCAAGCAATGCTGGCTTAGTTGCAGCCCTGATCGGACATTATGAGCTCCCGGATTCACTTGATTTGGGAATAAACCAAACCGGTATCTTCGACAAGATTATCTTGACAGCTTCAACACCATGA
- the LOC119981114 gene encoding vacuolar protein sorting-associated protein 45 homolog isoform X1, translating to MLRGIFLQYRKMVLVTAARDYVNRMLQDITGMKVLILDSQTVSIVSVVYSQSELLQKEVFLVELVDSISMSKESMSHLKAVYFLRPTSQNIQHLRRQLANPRFGEYHLFFSNMLKDTQIHILADSDEQEVVNQVQEFYADFVAVDPYHFTLNIPSNCSYMIPAVVDPSGLQRFCDCVVYGIAAVFLALKRRPVIRYQRTSDVAKRIAHETSKLMYQQESSLFDFRRVEVSPLLLIVDRRDDPVTPLLNQWTYQAMVHELIDIEDNKVDLRSIGKSTKDQQEVVLSSAQDAFFKANMYENFGDIGMNIKQMVDDFQQIAKSNQNIQTIEDMAKFVDNYPEYRKMHGNVSKHVTLVTEMSKIVDERKLMLVSQTEQELACNGGQVAAFEAVTDLLNNENISDIDRLRLVMLYALRYEKESPVQLMQLFNKLASRSAKYKLGLVQFLLKQAGVDKRTGDLFGNRDLLNIARNMARGLQGVENVYTQHRPLLFQTMESITKGRLRDVDYPYVGDHFQQARPQDVVIFVVGGTTYEEARSVALQNASNSGIRFILGGSVVLNSKRFIKDLEEAQRIIKSSTSVI from the exons ATGCTGAG GGGAATTTTTCTTCAATACAGAAAGATGGTATTAGTCACGGCCGCACGGGATTACGTTAACCGGATGTTACAGGACATCACCGGCATGAAGGTTCTTATCCTCGATTCTCAAACG GTCAGTATTGTAAGTGTTGTGTATTCCCAGTCGGAGCTTCTTCAGAAAGAAGTTTTTTTGGTGGAATTAGTAGATTCCATTTCCATGTCTAAAGAATCCATGTCTCATCTCAAAGCAGTTTACTTCCTACGGCCGACGTCGCAGAATATTCAGCACTTGCGACGGCAGCTGGCTAATCCTAGATTTGGAGAGTATCACTTGT TCTTCTCAAATATGTTAAAGGATACACAGATCCATATCTTAGCTGATTCTGATGAACAAGAAGTTGTCAACCAAGTTCAG GAATTTTATGCTGACTTTGTTGCGGTTGATCCTTACCATTTCACCTTGAATATCCCCTCAAATTGCTCATATATGATCCCAGCAGTTGTAGATCCTTCAGGTTTGCAACGCTTTTGTGACTGCGTTGTTTATGGCATTGCAGCAGTTTTTTTGGCTTTGAAACGGAGGCCCGTCATACGATATCAAAGGACCTCTGATGTTGCAAAAAGAATAGCACATGAAACATCA AAGCTGATGTACCAGCAGGAAAGCAGTCTTTTTGATTTTAGACGCGTGGAAGTTTCTCCATTGTTGCTGATAGTTGATAGAAGGGATGACCCTGTGACTCCTTTGCTGAATCAATGGACGTATCAG gcTATGGTTCAtgaattgattgatattgaagACAACAAAGTGGATTTAAGAAGCATTGGAAAATCCACCAAAGACCAACAG GAGGTTGTCCTATCGTCAGCGCAAGATGCCTTCTTCAAAGCTAACATGTATGAGAATTTTGGAGATATTGGAATGAACATAAAGCAGATGGTGGATGACTTTCAGCAAATTGCTAAAAGTAACCAAAATATCCAGACCATAG AAGACATGGCCAAATTTGTTGACAACTACCCTGAGTACAGAAAAATGCATGGCAATGTCTCAAAACATGTGACATTGGTTACAGAAATGAGCAAGATAGTTGACGAGAGAAAGCTCATGTTAGTGTCACAAACGGAGCAAGAATTGGCATGTAATGGTGGGCAAGTGGCAGCGTTTGAG GCAGTTACGGATCTCTTAAACAATGAAAACATTTCTGATATTGACCGTTTACGGCTAGTGATGTTGTATGCCTTGCGCTATGAGAAGGAGAGTCCAGTTCAATTGATGCAGCTTTTCAACAAGCTGGCTTCTCGGTCTGCCAAGTACAAGCTCGGG CTTGTCCAGTTCCTCTTGAAGCAAGCGGGTGTTGATAAGCGAACTGGTGATCTCTTTGGAAATCGAGATCTTTTGAATATTGCTCGTAACATGGCACGTGGACTGCAG GGGGTTGAGAATGTCTACACCCAGCACCGGCCTCTTCTGTTCCAAACTATGGAAAGCATAACCAAGGGCCGTCTAAGAGATGTGGACTACCCATATGTTGGAGATCATTTTCAGCAGGCCAG ACCCCAGGATGtagttatttttgttgttggtgGGACGACATATGAAGAGGCACGTTCTGTTGCTCTGCAGAATGCCAGCAATTCTGGAATTCGTTTCATACTTGGTGGATCTGTAGTACTCAATTCTAAAAG ATTTATTAAGGACTTGGAAGAGGCCCAGAGGATTATCAAATCCAGCACGAGCGTCATCTGA
- the LOC119981114 gene encoding vacuolar protein sorting-associated protein 45 homolog isoform X2, translating to MLRGIFLQYRKMVLVTAARDYVNRMLQDITGMKVLILDSQTVSIVSVVYSQSELLQKEVFLVELVDSISMSKESMSHLKAVYFLRPTSQNIQHLRRQLANPRFGEYHLFFSNMLKDTQIHILADSDEQEVVNQVQEFYADFVAVDPYHFTLNIPSNCSYMIPAVVDPSGLQRFCDCVVYGIAAVFLALKRRPVIRYQRTSDVAKRIAHETSKLMYQQESSLFDFRRVEVSPLLLIVDRRDDPVTPLLNQWTYQAMVHELIDIEDNKVDLRSIGKSTKDQQEVVLSSAQDAFFKANMYENFGDIGMNIKQMVDDFQQIAKSNQNIQTIEDMAKFVDNYPEYRKMHGNVSKHVTLVTEMSKIVDERKLMLVSQTEQELACNGGQVAAFEAVTDLLNNENISDIDRLRLVMLYALRYEKESPVQLMQLFNKLASRSAKYKLGLVQFLLKQAGVDKRTGDLFGNRDLLNIARNMARGLQGVENVYTQHRPLLFQTMESITKGRLRDVDYPYVGDHFQQARPQDVVIFVVGGTTYEEARSVALQNASNSGIRFILGGSVVLNSKRTCVS from the exons ATGCTGAG GGGAATTTTTCTTCAATACAGAAAGATGGTATTAGTCACGGCCGCACGGGATTACGTTAACCGGATGTTACAGGACATCACCGGCATGAAGGTTCTTATCCTCGATTCTCAAACG GTCAGTATTGTAAGTGTTGTGTATTCCCAGTCGGAGCTTCTTCAGAAAGAAGTTTTTTTGGTGGAATTAGTAGATTCCATTTCCATGTCTAAAGAATCCATGTCTCATCTCAAAGCAGTTTACTTCCTACGGCCGACGTCGCAGAATATTCAGCACTTGCGACGGCAGCTGGCTAATCCTAGATTTGGAGAGTATCACTTGT TCTTCTCAAATATGTTAAAGGATACACAGATCCATATCTTAGCTGATTCTGATGAACAAGAAGTTGTCAACCAAGTTCAG GAATTTTATGCTGACTTTGTTGCGGTTGATCCTTACCATTTCACCTTGAATATCCCCTCAAATTGCTCATATATGATCCCAGCAGTTGTAGATCCTTCAGGTTTGCAACGCTTTTGTGACTGCGTTGTTTATGGCATTGCAGCAGTTTTTTTGGCTTTGAAACGGAGGCCCGTCATACGATATCAAAGGACCTCTGATGTTGCAAAAAGAATAGCACATGAAACATCA AAGCTGATGTACCAGCAGGAAAGCAGTCTTTTTGATTTTAGACGCGTGGAAGTTTCTCCATTGTTGCTGATAGTTGATAGAAGGGATGACCCTGTGACTCCTTTGCTGAATCAATGGACGTATCAG gcTATGGTTCAtgaattgattgatattgaagACAACAAAGTGGATTTAAGAAGCATTGGAAAATCCACCAAAGACCAACAG GAGGTTGTCCTATCGTCAGCGCAAGATGCCTTCTTCAAAGCTAACATGTATGAGAATTTTGGAGATATTGGAATGAACATAAAGCAGATGGTGGATGACTTTCAGCAAATTGCTAAAAGTAACCAAAATATCCAGACCATAG AAGACATGGCCAAATTTGTTGACAACTACCCTGAGTACAGAAAAATGCATGGCAATGTCTCAAAACATGTGACATTGGTTACAGAAATGAGCAAGATAGTTGACGAGAGAAAGCTCATGTTAGTGTCACAAACGGAGCAAGAATTGGCATGTAATGGTGGGCAAGTGGCAGCGTTTGAG GCAGTTACGGATCTCTTAAACAATGAAAACATTTCTGATATTGACCGTTTACGGCTAGTGATGTTGTATGCCTTGCGCTATGAGAAGGAGAGTCCAGTTCAATTGATGCAGCTTTTCAACAAGCTGGCTTCTCGGTCTGCCAAGTACAAGCTCGGG CTTGTCCAGTTCCTCTTGAAGCAAGCGGGTGTTGATAAGCGAACTGGTGATCTCTTTGGAAATCGAGATCTTTTGAATATTGCTCGTAACATGGCACGTGGACTGCAG GGGGTTGAGAATGTCTACACCCAGCACCGGCCTCTTCTGTTCCAAACTATGGAAAGCATAACCAAGGGCCGTCTAAGAGATGTGGACTACCCATATGTTGGAGATCATTTTCAGCAGGCCAG ACCCCAGGATGtagttatttttgttgttggtgGGACGACATATGAAGAGGCACGTTCTGTTGCTCTGCAGAATGCCAGCAATTCTGGAATTCGTTTCATACTTGGTGGATCTGTAGTACTCAATTCTAAAAG AACCTGTGTCTCGTAG
- the LOC119981115 gene encoding uncharacterized protein LOC119981115 → MGAISCQRDPDWVVSSTESILQNDNQTTVELEDEEERMRLFSGFNRTQERKMEEKTKNKKTKTKKKKNQVLLEGYVEVPSEDDLKRTKSLTDEDLDELKGCLDLGFGFSYDEIPELCNTLPALELCYSMSQRFHDEHHKSPETSGVSEPSSSPVPNWKISSPGDHPEEVKARLKYWAQAVACTVKLCS, encoded by the exons atgggtgcGATTTCTTGCCAACGGGATCCTGATTGGGTTGTTTCTTCGACCGAATCAATCCTACAGAACGATAATCAGACGACTGTAGAATtggaagacgaagaagaaagaatgAGACTTTTCAGTGGCTTTAATCGGACCCAGGAGAGGAAGATGGAGGAGAAGACGAAGAACAAGAagacgaagacgaagaagaagaagaaccaggTGTTGCTGGAAGGGTACGTGGAGGTGCCGAGTGAGGATGATTTGAAGAGGACCAAGAGCTTGACTGACGAGGACCTTGATGAGCTTAAAGGGTGCTTGGATCTCGGGTTTGGTTTCAGCTACGATGAGATCCCTGAGCTCTGCAACACCTTGCCCGCTCTCGAGCTTTGCTACTCCATGAGCCAACGATTTCATGATGAACACCACAAGTCCCCTGAAACCTCCGGTGTATCTGAGCCAAGCTCGAGCCCGGTCCCCAATTGGAAGATCTCTAGTCCTG GTGATCATCCAGAAGAAGTTAAAGCAAGGCTCAAATATTGGGCACAGGCCGTGGCATGTACTGTTAAATTATGCAGCTGA